The Thermodesulfobacteriota bacterium genome has a window encoding:
- the atpC gene encoding ATP synthase F1 subunit epsilon translates to MAERLELKVITPSRVVISEEVDEVIAPGELGEFGVLPGHVPFITLLMPGELKYRKDGTERRFIVWGGLSEVRDDKVTVLTDNVEDPRFVDSEAAQREAEALLEELKSFSGKTRELKEINKKLRLAQLKAGIKE, encoded by the coding sequence TTGGCGGAAAGACTGGAACTCAAAGTGATCACCCCATCAAGGGTAGTAATAAGCGAAGAGGTGGATGAAGTCATAGCGCCCGGAGAGTTGGGAGAGTTCGGAGTCCTTCCCGGGCATGTCCCTTTTATCACCCTTCTTATGCCCGGTGAGCTTAAGTACAGGAAGGATGGAACTGAAAGAAGGTTTATAGTTTGGGGTGGTCTTTCCGAGGTCAGAGACGACAAGGTCACCGTCCTCACCGATAACGTCGAAGACCCCAGGTTTGTAGATTCCGAAGCTGCGCAAAGAGAGGCCGAGGCCCTGCTAGAAGAGCTTAAGAGCTTCAGCGGTAAGACCAGAGAATTAAAAGAGATAAACAAGAAACTGAGACTGGCACAGTTAAAAGCAGGTATCAAGGAATAA
- the atpA gene encoding F0F1 ATP synthase subunit alpha — MEGLRIEEIGEILRNRIKGFEQKIETAEVGTLISVGDGIARAYGLDQAMAGELVEFQSGVMGLVLNLEEDNVGIAIFGEDTHVHEGDIVKRTGRIAEVPVGNDMRGRVVNSLGQPIDGKGEVKTDEYRKIEIKAPGVVFRQPVREPLQTGIKSIDGMIPIGRGQRELILGDRQTGKTAIAIDTIINQRDQDVYCIYVAIGQKQSTVAQVVDKLKEFGAMDYTTVVAATASDPAPFQFIAPYAGCALGEYFRDTGRHALVIYDDLTKHAWAYRQLSLLLRRPPGREAYPGDVFYLHSRLLERAAKMRDEEGGGSLTALPIIETQAGDVSAYIPTNVISITDGQIYLESDLFYAGVRPAINVGLSVSRVGGSAQIRAMKRVAGRLRLELAQYREVEAFAQFASDLDKVTQAQLARGSRLVEALKQDQYQPLPVEKQVLLIFAVTNGYVDRYPTEAVKKYEKELYVFFEAKYQNLLDEIKTKKDISDDLAQKIRKALDELEEKLGELA, encoded by the coding sequence ATGGAAGGACTAAGGATAGAAGAAATCGGCGAGATTTTAAGAAACAGAATCAAAGGATTCGAGCAGAAGATCGAGACGGCTGAGGTGGGGACCCTGATCTCGGTTGGCGACGGTATTGCCCGCGCCTACGGACTGGACCAGGCTATGGCCGGCGAGCTGGTGGAATTCCAGAGCGGGGTCATGGGCCTCGTTTTAAACCTGGAAGAGGACAACGTGGGTATAGCTATATTCGGCGAAGACACACACGTCCACGAAGGGGACATAGTGAAGAGAACGGGCCGTATCGCCGAAGTGCCTGTGGGAAATGACATGAGAGGAAGAGTGGTTAACTCCCTGGGGCAGCCCATAGACGGCAAGGGTGAGGTCAAAACGGATGAGTACAGAAAGATCGAGATAAAAGCACCGGGCGTAGTTTTTCGTCAGCCCGTTCGTGAGCCGCTTCAGACCGGAATCAAATCCATCGACGGGATGATCCCCATAGGAAGGGGACAGAGAGAGTTGATTCTGGGGGACCGCCAGACCGGAAAAACCGCCATCGCTATCGATACCATTATTAACCAGAGGGACCAGGACGTCTACTGCATCTACGTAGCCATAGGCCAGAAGCAGTCAACCGTGGCCCAGGTGGTAGATAAATTAAAAGAGTTCGGAGCTATGGACTATACCACCGTCGTAGCCGCTACGGCCAGCGACCCGGCACCATTTCAATTCATCGCCCCCTATGCCGGATGCGCTCTCGGTGAATACTTCCGGGACACCGGCAGGCACGCCCTGGTAATTTACGATGACCTGACAAAACACGCCTGGGCATACCGACAACTTTCCCTGCTCTTAAGACGCCCCCCCGGACGAGAGGCTTACCCGGGCGATGTATTCTATCTTCACTCTCGGCTACTAGAGCGAGCGGCAAAGATGAGAGATGAAGAGGGCGGCGGGTCATTAACCGCCCTTCCCATAATCGAGACACAGGCCGGAGACGTTTCCGCGTACATACCCACGAACGTTATATCCATCACCGACGGTCAGATCTATCTCGAAAGCGACCTCTTCTATGCTGGCGTGAGGCCCGCTATTAACGTCGGCCTCTCCGTTTCCCGAGTCGGCGGCTCCGCGCAGATCCGGGCGATGAAGCGGGTTGCCGGAAGGCTGAGGCTCGAACTGGCCCAGTATAGAGAGGTAGAGGCCTTTGCCCAGTTCGCCTCAGACCTGGATAAGGTCACCCAAGCCCAGCTTGCCAGAGGAAGCAGGCTGGTTGAGGCTCTGAAGCAAGACCAGTACCAGCCGCTACCGGTGGAGAAACAGGTGCTCCTGATATTCGCCGTCACCAACGGATATGTTGACAGATATCCAACAGAAGCGGTTAAAAAATACGAGAAAGAACTCTACGTCTTCTTCGAGGCAAAATATCAAAACCTCCTCGACGAAATAAAAACCAAAAAGGACATTTCGGATGACCTAGCTCAGAAGATAAGGAAGGCTCTTGATGAGCTTGAAGAAAAGCTAGGAGAACTGGCATAG
- the atpD gene encoding F0F1 ATP synthase subunit beta: MEASNGKIGKIVQVMGPVVDVEFKDGELPSIYTAVKLTNPLLNDKKWNLVLEVAQQLGGKRVRCIAMDSTDGIKRGEDALNTGEGITVPVGKEALGRLINVVGEPIDEAGPIDTKERWPIHRPAPEFVEQSTQLEVFETGIKVIDLLAPFLKGGKIGLFGGAGVGKTVLLMELIHNVAKEHGGVSVFGGVGERTREGNDLWLEMKESGVIKNTGMVFGQMNEPPGARARVGLTALTLAEYFRDVGGQDVLLFIDNIFRFTQAGSEVSALLGRIPSAVGYQPTLATDLGELQERITSTVKGSITSVQAIYVPADDLTDPAPATTFAHLDGTIVLSRQLTELGIYPAVDPLDSTSRILDPRIVGDEHYKIAREVQRILQRYKQLQEIIAILGMDELSEEDKLIVARARKVQRLLSQPFSVAEQFTGTPGKYVPIKETIEAFKEVIAGNMDEVPEQAFYMAGNLEEVYAKAKQLISG; this comes from the coding sequence ATGGAAGCAAGTAACGGAAAGATAGGCAAAATCGTTCAGGTGATGGGACCGGTCGTTGACGTCGAGTTCAAGGATGGTGAGCTGCCTTCGATCTATACCGCGGTCAAACTGACCAACCCGCTCTTGAACGATAAAAAGTGGAACCTGGTGCTAGAAGTAGCCCAGCAGCTAGGTGGGAAACGGGTTCGCTGTATTGCTATGGATTCTACCGATGGTATTAAAAGAGGAGAAGACGCGCTGAATACCGGAGAGGGAATAACCGTGCCGGTCGGAAAGGAAGCCCTGGGAAGGCTGATCAACGTCGTAGGAGAGCCGATAGACGAAGCGGGTCCTATAGACACGAAGGAGCGCTGGCCTATTCATCGTCCCGCCCCTGAGTTTGTGGAGCAGAGCACACAGCTTGAGGTATTCGAGACCGGAATTAAAGTGATTGACCTTCTGGCCCCTTTCCTCAAGGGCGGAAAAATCGGTCTATTCGGTGGCGCAGGCGTGGGAAAGACGGTTCTCCTGATGGAGCTAATCCACAACGTGGCCAAAGAGCACGGCGGTGTTTCTGTCTTCGGTGGAGTCGGAGAGAGAACCCGTGAGGGGAACGACCTTTGGCTTGAAATGAAAGAGTCAGGAGTCATCAAGAACACCGGAATGGTTTTCGGACAGATGAACGAGCCGCCGGGGGCCAGGGCACGCGTGGGTCTTACCGCCCTTACCCTTGCCGAATACTTTAGAGACGTAGGCGGGCAGGACGTACTTCTATTCATCGATAACATATTCCGGTTTACCCAAGCCGGTTCGGAAGTATCCGCCCTTCTCGGAAGAATCCCATCGGCGGTCGGTTATCAGCCTACCCTGGCCACAGACTTAGGAGAGTTACAGGAGAGAATTACCTCCACTGTCAAAGGCTCGATCACATCGGTGCAGGCCATATACGTTCCGGCGGACGACCTTACCGACCCGGCACCGGCCACGACCTTCGCCCACCTGGACGGAACTATCGTTCTTTCACGACAGCTAACCGAGCTTGGCATATACCCGGCCGTAGATCCCCTCGATTCCACCTCTCGAATCCTGGACCCCAGGATCGTTGGAGATGAGCATTACAAGATCGCCCGCGAGGTTCAAAGGATACTCCAGCGCTATAAGCAACTCCAGGAGATCATAGCCATTCTGGGGATGGACGAGCTTTCCGAAGAGGACAAGCTCATAGTAGCCAGAGCAAGAAAGGTGCAGAGGCTTCTTTCACAGCCATTCAGCGTTGCCGAGCAATTCACCGGGACACCTGGTAAATACGTGCCAATCAAGGAAACCATCGAGGCATTCAAAGAGGTAATAGCCGGAAACATGGACGAGGTCCCGGAGCAGGCATTTTACATGGCTGGAAATTTGGAGGAGGTTTACGCCAAGGCCAAACAGCTTATATCGGGATAA
- the tsaD gene encoding tRNA (adenosine(37)-N6)-threonylcarbamoyltransferase complex transferase subunit TsaD — MPSLILGIESSCDETAVAVIKDGKTALSSVVSSQVEIHKKYGGVVPELASRKHVENIIPVLEKALSDAGVSLSEIEGISVTRGPGLVGCLMVGVSTAKAMAFSLEVPLIGVDHLESHLAAIHLEYDVPFPFIGLVVSGGHTSLYLVNNHTDIKLMGKTRDDAAGEAFDKAAKLLGLSYPGGVEIDRLSKEGDRKAISFPRPFLTSSSFDFSFSGLKTALVYYLKKNPAPDGIKLKNICASYQEAIVETLVEKTLAATKLHQVRAVVIAGGVACNSRLRELAKDRFENEGISFYIPSPKYCTDNAAMVGALGFYKLAEGDYSGLDLNPYSTSRPKYVRGRGLIAN, encoded by the coding sequence GTGCCATCCCTTATACTGGGTATAGAATCCTCTTGCGATGAGACGGCGGTAGCGGTCATCAAAGACGGTAAGACTGCGCTCTCCAGCGTGGTGTCTTCTCAGGTTGAAATCCATAAAAAATACGGTGGGGTGGTACCAGAACTCGCTTCGAGAAAGCATGTCGAGAACATAATTCCCGTACTGGAAAAAGCCCTTTCCGACGCCGGAGTATCGCTCTCAGAGATCGAAGGTATTTCTGTAACACGCGGGCCGGGCCTGGTCGGATGCCTTATGGTTGGGGTTTCAACGGCAAAAGCAATGGCCTTCTCCCTCGAGGTTCCCCTCATCGGCGTAGACCACCTTGAGTCTCATCTGGCCGCCATTCACCTGGAGTACGACGTTCCTTTTCCGTTCATAGGCCTTGTGGTTTCAGGGGGGCATACCAGTCTATACCTGGTCAATAACCATACCGATATCAAATTAATGGGGAAAACCAGGGACGATGCAGCCGGCGAGGCGTTTGACAAGGCAGCCAAACTTCTCGGCTTAAGCTATCCGGGCGGTGTAGAGATTGACAGACTCTCAAAAGAGGGAGACCGGAAAGCTATTTCATTCCCTCGACCTTTCTTAACATCTTCGTCCTTTGATTTCAGCTTCAGCGGTTTAAAGACTGCACTCGTCTACTACCTCAAGAAAAACCCTGCTCCCGATGGAATAAAGCTTAAGAATATCTGCGCCAGCTACCAGGAAGCCATAGTCGAGACCCTGGTAGAAAAAACCCTGGCCGCTACGAAACTACACCAGGTAAGAGCGGTAGTTATTGCCGGAGGGGTTGCCTGCAACTCCCGCTTGAGAGAACTGGCTAAAGATAGGTTTGAGAATGAAGGGATTTCCTTTTATATTCCCTCCCCCAAATATTGCACCGACAATGCGGCAATGGTGGGGGCGCTTGGGTTTTATAAGCTAGCTGAGGGGGATTACTCGGGGCTCGACCTAAACCCCTATTCTACCTCCCGCCCGAAGTACGTAAGGGGAAGAGGACTGATTGCAAATTAG
- the atpH gene encoding ATP synthase F1 subunit delta, producing MASVATLRDLTEALIQSAKDEGKLEKVTADLEAFFKINHDQEQVKSILASPVYDLAEKKAIADDIGERTGFDKLTINFIALVIELGKLKALVKSEEPFMSKLRKASGKVRAEITTASSPSESDLNRIKEVLKRLTKKDVEVIIKIDPSIIGGIVAKVEDRVFDGSVKNQLERIRHILSVT from the coding sequence ATGGCATCAGTAGCAACACTTAGGGATTTAACCGAGGCGCTCATCCAGTCAGCAAAGGACGAAGGGAAGCTCGAAAAAGTCACGGCCGACCTGGAGGCATTTTTCAAGATCAATCACGACCAGGAACAGGTCAAAAGCATACTGGCGAGCCCGGTTTATGATCTGGCCGAGAAAAAAGCTATAGCTGATGATATTGGAGAGAGAACAGGCTTTGATAAACTAACCATAAATTTCATAGCCTTGGTAATCGAGCTTGGAAAACTCAAGGCCCTCGTCAAGTCCGAAGAGCCCTTCATGAGCAAACTCAGAAAAGCATCTGGCAAAGTCAGAGCAGAGATAACCACCGCTTCAAGCCCTTCGGAGTCAGACCTGAATAGAATTAAGGAAGTTCTCAAGAGGCTAACTAAGAAAGACGTTGAGGTCATCATAAAGATCGATCCATCAATAATAGGGGGAATAGTAGCAAAGGTTGAGGATAGGGTGTTTGACGGGAGCGTTAAAAATCAACTGGAGAGAATACGCCATATCCTCTCCGTAACCTGA
- a CDS encoding inositol-3-phosphate synthase, translating to MPNKTRKTVKRKARIVPPSGRLGVLLPGIGGAVSTTFIAGVEAIKRGLGKPIGSLTQMGTIRLGKRTEKRFPLIKDFIPLVNPDALVFGGWDIFSENCYDAALKAGVLDKNLLDELKDVLYYTEPMPAVFDRRYVKNLNGKHLKSGKTKMDLAEQLMDDIINFKSENQLDRLVMVWCGSTEVYIKPSEVHSSIKKFEDGLKDNHPEISPSMIYAYAAIQCGVPYANGAPNLSVDFPALMSLAQKKKVPIAGKDFKTGQTLMKTIIAPGLKARMIGLNGWFSTNILGNRDGEVLDDPYSFKTKEESKLSVLEYIFQPDLYPDLYSDYYHKVRINYYPPRGDAKEAWDNIDIFGWLGYPMQIKVNFLCRDSILAAPIVLDLVLFLDLAERAGLYGIQEWLSFYFKSPMHGEGLYPEHDLFIQLMKLKNTLRYLKGEELITHLGLDYYDYYTPE from the coding sequence TTGCCTAACAAAACCAGAAAAACAGTCAAAAGAAAAGCGAGGATCGTTCCGCCCAGTGGCCGGCTGGGAGTGTTACTTCCGGGGATAGGTGGTGCGGTTAGTACTACGTTCATTGCCGGCGTTGAAGCCATAAAAAGGGGGCTCGGCAAGCCCATCGGCTCCCTTACCCAAATGGGTACTATCCGGCTGGGCAAGAGGACCGAGAAAAGATTCCCTCTCATAAAGGATTTCATTCCACTGGTTAACCCGGACGCCCTGGTGTTCGGCGGCTGGGATATATTCTCTGAGAATTGTTACGATGCCGCCCTCAAAGCTGGGGTACTGGATAAAAATCTCCTCGATGAGTTAAAAGACGTACTCTACTATACCGAGCCTATGCCCGCTGTTTTTGATAGAAGGTACGTCAAAAACCTGAACGGCAAGCATCTCAAGTCCGGGAAAACAAAGATGGACCTTGCCGAGCAGCTCATGGACGACATCATCAATTTCAAGAGTGAAAACCAGCTCGACCGTTTGGTTATGGTGTGGTGTGGAAGCACCGAGGTGTATATAAAGCCTTCCGAGGTTCATAGCTCTATAAAGAAGTTTGAGGACGGTCTGAAAGACAACCACCCGGAGATTTCGCCAAGCATGATATATGCCTATGCGGCGATTCAGTGCGGCGTGCCCTATGCAAACGGCGCTCCTAATCTTTCGGTTGATTTTCCGGCGCTGATGAGCTTGGCGCAAAAGAAAAAGGTGCCAATCGCCGGGAAGGATTTTAAGACCGGCCAGACCCTTATGAAGACAATAATCGCTCCCGGCCTCAAGGCCAGGATGATCGGGCTTAACGGCTGGTTCTCTACCAACATTCTGGGCAACAGGGACGGCGAGGTCTTGGACGACCCTTATTCTTTCAAGACTAAAGAGGAAAGCAAGCTAAGCGTCCTCGAATATATATTCCAGCCGGACTTGTATCCGGACCTCTACTCTGACTACTACCACAAAGTTAGGATCAATTACTACCCTCCCAGGGGAGATGCCAAAGAAGCCTGGGACAACATCGACATATTCGGATGGCTCGGCTATCCGATGCAGATTAAGGTTAACTTCCTCTGTCGTGACAGCATACTGGCGGCCCCAATTGTTCTCGACCTGGTTCTCTTTCTGGACTTAGCGGAAAGGGCCGGTTTGTACGGCATTCAGGAGTGGCTCTCCTTCTATTTCAAGAGCCCGATGCATGGAGAGGGTCTATACCCGGAACACGACCTTTTCATCCAGCTTATGAAGCTTAAAAACACCCTCCGTTACCTCAAGGGCGAAGAGCTTATTACCCACCTGGGATTGGATTATTACGATTATTACACCCCGGAGTGA
- a CDS encoding DNA-binding protein, whose amino-acid sequence MTNLTIAIPDDRLLKLKEMAARFNLTPEELVSISIEDLLARPEDSFRLAVEHVLKKNAELYRRLA is encoded by the coding sequence ATGACCAACCTTACGATCGCAATTCCCGATGACCGTTTGCTAAAACTAAAAGAAATGGCTGCCCGCTTTAATCTAACGCCGGAAGAGTTAGTGTCTATAAGCATTGAAGATCTGCTCGCCCGTCCTGAAGATTCCTTTCGACTCGCTGTAGAGCATGTTCTCAAAAAGAATGCTGAACTCTACAGACGGTTGGCTTAA
- the rpsI gene encoding 30S ribosomal protein S9 translates to MADVTYYGTGRRKTSIAKVWLRDGGGKISINDKPVESYFPRETWRIRALEALKLTQTLNKYDVFVDVSGGGLTGQSDAVRHGLARALLRVSDSFKKTLKSAGLLTRDPRMVESKKYGKRKARRGQQFSKR, encoded by the coding sequence ATGGCTGATGTTACATATTATGGAACAGGAAGGCGAAAGACATCGATAGCGAAGGTGTGGTTACGCGATGGTGGGGGCAAAATCTCCATAAACGACAAGCCGGTTGAATCGTATTTCCCCCGCGAAACATGGAGAATAAGGGCGCTTGAGGCACTTAAGTTAACCCAGACATTGAATAAGTATGACGTTTTCGTGGATGTGAGCGGAGGCGGGCTAACCGGGCAATCGGATGCCGTAAGGCACGGGCTGGCCAGAGCCCTTCTGCGGGTGAGCGATTCGTTCAAAAAGACGCTTAAGAGCGCCGGCCTTCTAACCCGCGACCCCAGAATGGTGGAAAGCAAAAAATACGGAAAGAGAAAGGCCAGAAGAGGCCAGCAGTTCTCGAAGAGGTAA
- the rplM gene encoding 50S ribosomal protein L13, producing MKTYMARNEDIERKWYLIDASGRTVGRIATKIAKILRGKDKPGFTPHADTGDFVIVINADKVNFTGKKWTQKTYYWHTPYPGGLKSITAEKLFKDKPEEILKKAVWGMLPKSKWQNRLITRLKIYSGSEHPHEAQKPEALEV from the coding sequence ATGAAGACATACATGGCCAGGAATGAGGATATAGAGAGGAAATGGTATTTGATTGACGCTAGTGGAAGGACAGTAGGCCGGATTGCCACTAAGATTGCAAAAATTCTGAGAGGGAAGGACAAACCAGGGTTTACACCACATGCGGATACCGGAGATTTCGTTATAGTAATCAATGCGGACAAGGTAAATTTCACCGGGAAAAAGTGGACTCAGAAAACCTATTACTGGCACACGCCTTATCCGGGTGGACTTAAGTCAATTACCGCGGAGAAGCTGTTTAAAGATAAGCCGGAAGAGATACTGAAAAAAGCGGTATGGGGAATGCTTCCCAAAAGCAAGTGGCAAAACAGGCTGATAACCAGGCTAAAGATATATTCTGGCAGCGAGCATCCTCATGAAGCCCAAAAACCAGAGGCGTTGGAGGTTTAA
- a CDS encoding sulfatase: protein MKFENISQYETKFVVALLLAGVLGFLLGVIKSIDFIVANGYLGQGMYYLAVYWFTSIINKYLFIALMVGLFVLVVLVVVLAFLNFSGIDRKHSNLIIDGIIPALLLFIIAGYWINKRYLPGFYELKSIVGNALWLLTSVFVGWLILKISRTKFSACLKIQNLKILVVIFCLVIGLNLGRYLYFQSLDKGRPSVILISIDTLRADHISCYGYSRNTSPNIDRFAEGGVLFLNTIAQSSWTLPSHMSMLTGLYPSGHGVLSTDKKLSDGQSTLGELLQNVGYETAAITDGGNVNHRFGYQGFDFFDDKPVQTWGSIEVTYTKAVNWLRKNNSNPFFLFLHTYQVHAPYSPSPQYDVYSDKSYRGMLEETEKKVATDYHSIQDKMKEEDYVYLIDKYDGDIYYTDDFLGKLFEELRDLGLYDSSIIILTSDHGENFLDHKALEIGHFELYDEVIRVPLIIKAPAFPQSRIVDAQVESIDIMPTVLELLGLPVPAGIDGDSLVEVAKKGSYDSAFAFSEKDHEYKMIRSKDWKLLHRSQSHLELYDLINDPREQINLFDEKLEIGKSLFVELQAWMDAQAEKSNVISADKIKIDDELTEQLKALGYVN, encoded by the coding sequence ATAAAGAGCATAGATTTCATTGTTGCTAATGGGTACCTGGGGCAGGGGATGTATTATTTAGCCGTTTATTGGTTTACCTCGATCATCAACAAATACTTGTTTATTGCATTGATGGTTGGACTGTTTGTTTTGGTTGTTCTGGTCGTGGTACTGGCTTTTCTTAACTTCAGCGGCATTGATAGAAAACATAGCAATCTAATCATCGACGGAATAATTCCGGCATTATTGCTTTTTATTATAGCTGGGTATTGGATAAATAAGCGGTACCTACCTGGATTTTATGAGTTAAAGAGTATAGTTGGAAACGCTCTATGGCTTCTTACCAGTGTGTTTGTGGGATGGCTAATCTTGAAGATATCTCGGACCAAATTTAGCGCTTGTCTAAAAATACAAAACCTCAAGATTCTAGTTGTCATATTTTGCTTAGTTATTGGCCTGAATTTGGGCCGCTATTTGTATTTTCAGTCTTTGGATAAGGGTAGGCCTAGTGTAATACTAATTTCTATAGATACGCTTAGAGCAGACCATATCAGTTGCTATGGTTACAGCCGTAATACCAGTCCTAACATAGACCGCTTTGCAGAAGGTGGTGTTCTATTTTTAAACACCATTGCCCAATCCTCGTGGACATTGCCCTCACATATGTCCATGCTGACTGGCCTCTATCCATCCGGCCATGGTGTATTGTCGACAGATAAGAAGCTTAGCGATGGACAATCGACTCTTGGAGAATTGCTACAAAACGTCGGGTATGAGACTGCCGCTATTACGGACGGTGGCAACGTGAATCACAGGTTTGGCTACCAAGGGTTTGATTTCTTTGATGATAAACCGGTGCAAACCTGGGGTAGCATAGAAGTGACCTACACAAAAGCGGTTAATTGGTTAAGAAAGAACAATTCGAACCCCTTTTTTCTTTTCCTGCATACCTACCAAGTCCACGCTCCCTATAGCCCTTCACCTCAATATGATGTTTATAGTGACAAAAGCTATCGAGGCATGTTGGAGGAAACGGAGAAAAAAGTGGCAACCGACTATCATAGTATTCAAGACAAAATGAAAGAAGAAGATTATGTTTATTTAATTGATAAGTACGACGGCGATATCTATTATACCGACGATTTCCTGGGAAAGCTGTTCGAGGAACTGAGGGATCTAGGACTCTATGACAGCAGTATTATCATTCTCACCTCAGACCACGGGGAAAATTTTTTAGACCATAAGGCTCTTGAAATTGGTCATTTTGAGCTTTACGACGAAGTTATTAGAGTGCCGCTGATTATAAAAGCTCCCGCGTTTCCCCAGAGCCGTATTGTTGATGCGCAGGTGGAGAGCATAGACATTATGCCAACGGTACTCGAGCTTCTGGGCCTTCCTGTTCCAGCAGGAATAGACGGCGATAGTTTGGTTGAAGTAGCGAAGAAGGGGTCATATGACAGCGCTTTTGCATTCAGCGAAAAAGACCATGAATATAAAATGATCAGGAGTAAGGATTGGAAGCTATTACACCGGTCCCAAAGCCATCTGGAATTATATGATCTTATTAATGACCCCAGGGAGCAGATTAACCTTTTTGATGAGAAGCTGGAAATTGGCAAATCCCTATTTGTAGAGCTTCAGGCTTGGATGGATGCCCAGGCAGAAAAGTCCAACGTCATCTCTGCAGATAAAATAAAGATCGACGATGAGTTAACCGAACAATTAAAAGCTCTAGGCTATGTGAATTAA
- the atpG gene encoding ATP synthase F1 subunit gamma → MPSLRQIRGKISSVKGTRRIMSAMKLISAVKLQRAQGLLINYRPYSNAFQEIARSLATKCDSKWHPLLRNPEERKKLHLVFMTSDRGLCGSFNSNLIRKIETYLVTEAKVYEQVVFSFLGRRGRDHFAKRKVQVAGSYIGINERNFSQIAGEIAPNLVKEFTKGESDEVVLVYNYFKSALSQVLTFERLLPIERDETGDKDSAAIDYIYEPEREDVLKYVLPKYVEVRLERAVLESITSEHGARMTAMENATRNAEDVIRRLTLLFNKTRQAIITKELMDIVNGTEALRKGDTD, encoded by the coding sequence ATGCCCAGTCTGAGACAAATAAGAGGAAAGATAAGCAGTGTCAAGGGAACCCGAAGGATTATGAGTGCGATGAAGCTGATCTCCGCGGTCAAGCTTCAGCGTGCTCAGGGACTTCTTATTAACTACCGTCCCTATTCCAACGCATTCCAAGAGATTGCCAGGAGCTTGGCTACAAAATGCGACTCAAAGTGGCATCCTCTTCTTAGAAACCCCGAAGAGAGAAAGAAGCTTCATCTGGTGTTCATGACCTCGGACCGGGGTCTATGCGGAAGCTTTAACAGCAACCTCATCCGTAAAATCGAAACATACCTGGTCACGGAAGCGAAGGTGTACGAACAGGTCGTATTCAGCTTTCTGGGAAGGAGGGGCCGGGATCATTTCGCCAAGCGAAAGGTTCAGGTTGCAGGTAGTTACATCGGTATAAACGAAAGAAATTTCAGTCAAATAGCCGGTGAGATTGCCCCTAATTTGGTGAAGGAATTCACCAAGGGCGAAAGCGACGAGGTAGTCCTGGTTTATAATTACTTCAAATCAGCGCTTTCCCAGGTCCTTACCTTTGAAAGGCTACTTCCCATCGAGCGGGATGAAACCGGAGACAAAGATTCCGCTGCTATTGACTATATCTACGAGCCGGAAAGAGAGGATGTGCTCAAGTATGTTTTACCCAAATACGTCGAGGTGCGCCTGGAGAGAGCTGTTCTTGAATCGATAACCAGCGAGCACGGGGCGCGGATGACAGCCATGGAAAATGCTACTCGGAACGCCGAGGATGTGATAAGGAGACTCACCCTTTTATTCAACAAGACCAGACAGGCAATCATTACCAAGGAACTAATGGACATTGTAAACGGAACCGAGGCATTAAGAAAAGGAGACACCGATTAA
- the atpF gene encoding F0F1 ATP synthase subunit B: MNLDFLRLVIITATEKGQGFNWTFVGEHTVNLIILLAVLAYYLKDPIRNFMVERRGIIGNEIEEARKTIEEARKKYQEYSEKISKMEDEIKSLEETLRKEGEVEREEIVRQAQAVSQKIGEEARETIKLETAKARREIQAEAASLAVELAESIIKQNFKDSDERRFMEDFIKKVEEEGKWHQ, encoded by the coding sequence GTGAATTTAGACTTTTTAAGGCTCGTAATCATAACCGCCACCGAAAAGGGACAGGGTTTTAACTGGACCTTTGTGGGCGAACACACGGTGAATTTGATAATACTGCTCGCGGTGCTCGCCTATTATCTTAAAGACCCCATAAGGAATTTTATGGTCGAGAGAAGAGGTATTATTGGAAATGAGATAGAGGAAGCCAGAAAGACCATAGAAGAAGCCAGAAAAAAGTACCAGGAATATTCCGAGAAGATCAGCAAGATGGAAGATGAGATTAAATCCCTAGAGGAGACGCTTCGCAAAGAAGGGGAGGTGGAAAGGGAAGAAATAGTGAGACAAGCCCAAGCTGTTTCCCAGAAGATAGGGGAAGAAGCTAGGGAGACCATAAAGCTGGAAACAGCCAAGGCCAGGAGGGAGATACAGGCCGAAGCCGCTTCGCTGGCTGTCGAACTTGCCGAAAGTATAATAAAGCAAAATTTTAAGGACTCTGATGAGAGACGTTTCATGGAGGACTTTATTAAAAAGGTAGAGGAAGAGGGAAAATGGCATCAGTAG